In Flavobacterium endoglycinae, one DNA window encodes the following:
- a CDS encoding serine hydrolase domain-containing protein — MKRILLLVFLPLYSIAIAQNSDLYKIDTIKNELHKANIGKITFMNGNIPLDQYQPSDILKSYELKYRSDLNIRVFMQNSVANYLHQLAPDLSPEKLLKSGNLQFSFYVDNKLIYTENIHHGCNFGSGGNKNTSTTFRVPLTSTKGEDWWAMNMFDRFKENGGKKALTDGKHLFKIEIRPYIKLDENTPVKTGNLIAEGQVQLIIKTPKLTAKQIEVQPIQPNSDWEISNFPFDKKKIELLNVTIANYNLKEITSIVVIREGKLMLEEYFNNADRNTLHDTRSAGKSFTSTLMGLAIQDGFIKDENQTLKKFYDLKQFDNYEVKKDSIKLKDLLTMSSAFDGSDIRGDSPGNEENMYPSENWVKFALNLPMDKAKTNGGQWDYFTAGVVLLGDILDKSIPEGLEKYAAERLFKPLNINQYQWQYTPQKVVNTAGSLQMTSLEYAKYAQLYKNNGVWNGKQILSPEWIHKTFTRQIQIPERDNQFYGYLFWNKTIAYEGKKYEYFYCAGNGGNQFIIFKELPLVIIITSKAYNKAYGHPQADTIIGDYILPAVLK, encoded by the coding sequence ATGAAACGAATTCTGTTACTAGTATTCCTGCCTCTTTACAGCATTGCAATCGCTCAAAATAGTGATCTTTATAAGATAGACACAATCAAAAACGAACTTCATAAAGCTAATATTGGTAAAATTACCTTTATGAATGGAAACATTCCATTAGATCAATACCAACCATCGGATATTTTAAAATCTTATGAACTCAAATATAGATCAGATTTAAATATCAGAGTTTTTATGCAGAATTCTGTTGCCAATTATCTGCATCAATTAGCGCCGGACTTATCTCCAGAAAAATTGCTAAAATCAGGAAATCTTCAGTTTTCTTTTTATGTAGATAACAAACTAATTTATACCGAAAATATTCATCATGGCTGTAATTTCGGGTCAGGCGGAAACAAGAATACTTCAACTACTTTTAGAGTTCCGCTGACGAGCACAAAAGGCGAAGATTGGTGGGCGATGAATATGTTTGACCGATTTAAGGAAAATGGCGGAAAAAAAGCATTAACTGATGGAAAACATTTGTTTAAAATTGAAATCAGACCTTATATAAAATTAGATGAAAATACACCTGTAAAAACAGGAAATTTAATTGCCGAAGGTCAAGTGCAATTGATTATAAAAACACCTAAGCTAACCGCAAAGCAAATCGAAGTTCAGCCCATACAACCCAACAGCGATTGGGAAATTTCGAACTTTCCGTTTGATAAAAAGAAAATTGAATTGTTAAATGTCACCATTGCCAATTACAATTTGAAGGAAATAACAAGTATAGTGGTGATACGTGAAGGCAAACTTATGCTCGAAGAGTATTTTAATAATGCTGATAGAAATACACTACACGATACACGATCAGCAGGAAAATCATTTACTTCGACATTGATGGGACTTGCCATACAAGATGGATTTATTAAAGATGAAAATCAAACTTTGAAAAAGTTCTACGATTTAAAACAGTTCGACAATTATGAGGTTAAAAAAGACAGTATAAAATTAAAAGATTTATTAACCATGAGTTCGGCTTTTGACGGATCAGACATTCGCGGAGATTCTCCGGGAAACGAAGAAAATATGTATCCAAGCGAAAATTGGGTCAAATTTGCATTGAACTTACCAATGGATAAAGCCAAAACTAACGGCGGCCAATGGGATTATTTTACTGCAGGAGTTGTATTACTTGGCGACATTCTGGACAAGTCTATTCCTGAAGGGCTGGAAAAATATGCTGCAGAAAGGCTTTTTAAACCTTTAAACATCAATCAGTACCAATGGCAATACACTCCACAAAAAGTGGTCAATACCGCAGGAAGCTTACAAATGACCTCATTGGAATATGCCAAATATGCGCAATTGTATAAAAATAATGGTGTGTGGAACGGTAAACAAATACTTTCTCCTGAATGGATACATAAAACTTTTACACGCCAGATACAAATTCCAGAAAGGGACAATCAGTTTTATGGGTATTTGTTTTGGAATAAAACTATTGCTTATGAAGGTAAAAAATATGAATATTTCTATTGCGCCGGAAACGGAGGTAATCAGTTTATAATCTTTAAAGAACTTCCGCTTGTGATTATCATTACGTCAAAAGCATATAACAAAGCGTACGGACATCCTCAAGCCGATACAATTATCGGAGATTATATTTTGCCAGCTGTGCTAAAATAA
- a CDS encoding helix-turn-helix domain-containing protein, with product MKHSQKGEFYGDTHKTICLDGITLTDTVYTHPKVDWHYHEHAYFTFILQGNVIEGNKKEIYDCSPGSLLFHNWQDAHYNIKPEGFTRGFHLEIEKKWFDTLGLNNETLEGSSKIGNPLIKLLMYKIFRASKLDTDASISTQSLLLEILSQLKNDSQGILHKKPKWVTQIDEILREQFAENLTLEVLSKMINVHPMHLSRDFSKYFNCTLGEYIRKLKVEKALSLMALQNQSFTEIAYQCGFSDQSHFNRCFKEVNDMKPSDHKKLLFSK from the coding sequence ATGAAACATTCGCAGAAAGGAGAATTCTATGGTGATACCCATAAAACCATTTGCTTGGATGGCATTACTTTGACTGATACTGTATACACGCATCCTAAAGTAGATTGGCATTACCATGAACATGCTTATTTTACTTTTATTCTGCAAGGAAATGTGATAGAAGGCAATAAAAAAGAGATTTATGATTGTTCGCCAGGAAGTTTATTATTTCATAATTGGCAGGATGCACATTATAATATAAAACCTGAAGGATTTACAAGAGGTTTTCATCTTGAAATTGAGAAAAAATGGTTCGATACGCTGGGGCTGAATAACGAAACTTTGGAAGGAAGCAGTAAAATTGGAAATCCGTTGATTAAGTTATTGATGTATAAAATTTTCAGGGCGTCTAAACTAGATACTGATGCTTCTATTTCGACACAGAGTTTATTATTGGAAATTTTATCTCAGTTAAAAAATGACAGCCAAGGTATTTTACACAAAAAACCAAAATGGGTAACTCAAATCGATGAAATTCTCCGAGAACAATTTGCAGAAAACCTGACTCTTGAGGTTTTATCAAAAATGATAAACGTACATCCAATGCACCTTTCAAGAGATTTTTCTAAATATTTTAATTGCACTTTAGGAGAATACATCCGAAAATTAAAGGTTGAAAAAGCGTTGTCTCTAATGGCATTACAAAACCAGTCTTTTACCGAAATTGCGTATCAATGCGGCTTTTCAGATCAAAGCCATTTCAATCGCTGTTTTAAGGAAGTAAACGACATGAAACCTTCAGATCATAAAAAATTGCTTTTTAGTAAATAA
- a CDS encoding NAD-dependent succinate-semialdehyde dehydrogenase: MIKSINPYTQEIVFEIPELDKKDVEMAINRAEEQYKLWKEVSISERSILMKAAGEELRENAQEYAQIITQEMGKPIAQSLAEVEKCANLCDYYADNASKHLADKIIETEAHKSYVSYEPIGIILAIMPWNFPFWQVMRFAVPALMAGNVGILKHASNVMKSAVNIEKVFERAGFPKGCFTNLPIGSKMVEEIIKNPKVKAVTLTGSETAGRAVAAVAGSQIKKTVLELGGSNALVVFADCNLQETVKTCVQARFQNAGQSCIAGKRLLVESAIAEEFTKAFLEGVKELQPGDPLNEKTTIGTMARIDLAEELEKQLQDALDKGAEVLLGGKRDKAYFQPTVVGNVTTEMSIFKEEVFGPLIGITTFNDEEEAVELSNKSLFGLGVTIFTEDFEKASRLIPKFDEGAVFVNELVKSDQRLPFGGTKNSGYGRELSQDGIQEFVNKKTVYINKY; this comes from the coding sequence ATGATAAAGTCTATAAATCCTTATACTCAAGAGATAGTTTTTGAGATTCCAGAATTAGATAAAAAAGATGTCGAAATGGCAATTAATAGAGCAGAGGAGCAGTACAAGCTTTGGAAAGAAGTTTCAATTTCTGAACGCTCAATATTAATGAAAGCAGCCGGAGAGGAGCTGAGAGAAAACGCCCAAGAATATGCCCAGATTATTACCCAAGAGATGGGAAAACCCATCGCGCAGTCATTAGCAGAAGTGGAAAAGTGCGCTAATTTATGTGATTACTATGCAGATAATGCTTCAAAGCATCTTGCCGATAAAATAATTGAAACAGAAGCACATAAAAGTTATGTAAGCTACGAGCCAATAGGAATTATTTTGGCAATTATGCCATGGAACTTTCCGTTTTGGCAGGTCATGCGTTTTGCAGTACCCGCACTGATGGCAGGAAATGTTGGGATCTTAAAACATGCTAGTAATGTGATGAAAAGTGCTGTAAATATTGAAAAAGTATTTGAAAGAGCAGGTTTTCCAAAAGGCTGTTTTACGAATTTACCTATTGGGAGTAAAATGGTAGAGGAAATCATTAAAAATCCCAAAGTGAAAGCGGTTACATTGACCGGAAGTGAAACAGCAGGAAGAGCTGTAGCGGCCGTTGCTGGAAGTCAAATTAAAAAAACCGTGCTTGAGTTAGGAGGAAGTAATGCTTTGGTTGTTTTTGCAGATTGTAATCTGCAAGAAACTGTAAAAACGTGCGTGCAGGCACGTTTTCAAAATGCGGGGCAGAGCTGCATAGCTGGAAAGCGCTTATTGGTTGAATCCGCAATTGCGGAAGAATTTACAAAAGCTTTTTTGGAAGGTGTCAAAGAACTTCAGCCTGGAGATCCATTGAATGAGAAAACGACCATAGGAACAATGGCTCGCATTGACCTTGCTGAAGAACTCGAAAAACAGCTTCAAGATGCTCTGGATAAAGGTGCAGAAGTGTTGCTGGGTGGTAAAAGGGATAAAGCTTATTTTCAGCCAACTGTTGTAGGCAATGTGACAACCGAGATGTCTATTTTTAAAGAAGAAGTTTTTGGCCCTCTAATCGGAATTACAACTTTTAATGATGAAGAGGAAGCTGTTGAGCTGTCAAATAAAAGTTTATTTGGACTTGGAGTCACCATTTTCACAGAGGATTTCGAAAAAGCATCTAGATTAATACCGAAGTTTGATGAAGGTGCAGTGTTTGTAAATGAACTCGTGAAGAGTGACCAGAGACTGCCTTTTGGAGGAACTAAAAATTCAGGATATGGACGTGAACTTTCGCAGGATGGTATTCAGGAATTTGTAAACAAGAAAACGGTTTACATTAATAAGTATTGA
- a CDS encoding winged helix-turn-helix transcriptional regulator, whose protein sequence is MDKKKIKKISERCALQEILDVIGGKWSMSIIYALFPGKKRFGELERLIPGINTRMLVKELKNMEANGIVTRTVFATVPPTVEYTLTLKGEKLEPIINELYKWGLEHVS, encoded by the coding sequence ATGGACAAAAAAAAAATAAAAAAAATTAGTGAGCGTTGCGCACTTCAGGAAATTTTGGACGTAATAGGAGGAAAATGGTCTATGTCGATTATTTATGCTTTATTTCCGGGAAAGAAACGCTTTGGAGAATTGGAGCGGCTAATACCTGGCATAAATACACGAATGCTGGTTAAAGAACTTAAAAATATGGAAGCAAATGGCATTGTCACTAGAACAGTTTTTGCAACCGTGCCGCCTACAGTTGAATATACCCTGACCTTAAAAGGTGAAAAATTAGAACCAATTATTAATGAACTTTATAAATGGGGGCTGGAGCATGTCAGCTAA
- a CDS encoding SDR family oxidoreductase — MDSIFKGQVALVTGGTKGIGKAIADTLKDKGAEVIVTARNTPEAGINGYYFIAADLTQPESAEMIAKEIIEKYGRIDIIVNNAGANLGPGGGYAALSDEDWYNDWQLNFMTAVRINKALLPTMINQNSGSIINISTGAAKQPIWDMTMSYSSAKAALNAYSKALASELGPKGIRVNVVSPGLVKTTLMLDFIENIAASSGSNFDDTFKAIMDKVGVPLNRMAEPLEVASLVAFLASPEAKYITGTNYSVDGGASPTV; from the coding sequence ATGGATTCTATCTTCAAAGGACAGGTTGCTTTAGTAACCGGCGGAACAAAAGGCATTGGTAAAGCTATTGCTGATACGTTAAAAGATAAAGGAGCTGAGGTAATAGTTACCGCCCGTAATACACCAGAGGCAGGTATAAACGGATATTATTTTATAGCAGCAGATCTCACGCAGCCAGAAAGCGCTGAAATGATTGCTAAAGAAATTATTGAAAAATATGGCAGGATAGATATTATTGTCAATAATGCAGGTGCAAATTTAGGTCCTGGTGGAGGTTATGCGGCACTCTCGGATGAAGACTGGTACAACGACTGGCAATTGAATTTTATGACAGCAGTTCGAATCAACAAAGCTCTACTGCCTACAATGATCAATCAGAATAGTGGATCAATCATCAATATTTCGACAGGAGCGGCAAAACAGCCTATCTGGGATATGACGATGTCTTATTCTTCGGCAAAAGCGGCATTGAATGCTTACAGTAAAGCACTGGCAAGCGAGTTAGGGCCTAAAGGAATACGTGTCAATGTAGTTTCTCCCGGTCTTGTTAAAACCACTTTAATGCTGGATTTTATTGAGAATATTGCGGCGTCTTCAGGAAGTAATTTTGATGATACTTTTAAAGCTATAATGGATAAAGTAGGCGTGCCCTTAAACAGAATGGCAGAACCTCTAGAAGTAGCTTCTCTGGTAGCATTTCTTGCCTCACCAGAGGCAAAATACATCACTGGAACAAATTATTCTGTAGATGGCGGGGCTTCTCCAACTGTCTAA
- a CDS encoding FAD/NAD(P)-binding protein: MKKKIAILGGGPSGLFLYKRLVEYGSTDLEVTIFEKKSMLGAGMPYSSEGANDEHVTNVSDNEIPDIVTSIEEWIKTAPSDLLEKFDINSGHFNEYKVLPRILFGHYLSSQFELLQQIAAVKGITTTIHYDTNVTDIIYKQEDQKVCVATAAGMEEFDYAVICTGHNWPKKYEGKVKGYFDSPYPPSKLTTKLNHAVAIRGSSLTAIDAIRTLARCNGKFIKENDGKLRFEKAEDCPDFKMVIHSRSGMLPAVRFHLEDSHLSHDSLLTREEIDEHRKGNNGFLSLDFVFKRNFTEIFRTKDPDFYNRIKDLSIEEFVEEMMELRERLDPFQLLKAEYAQAEKSIKRQESIYWKEMLAVLSFAMNHPAKYLSAEDMQRLQKVLMPLISIVIAFVPQKSCGELLALHHAGVLDITAVNQDSTVEPQHGGGILYKYLDENQNQKETYYNTFVDCIGQPHLSYEDFPFKTLLLQKAVSPAALKFKSNEAAETILENGSTLVEKNADGSYSLQVSGIAINDNFQIIDQYGSYNENIYIMAVPYIGGFNPDYSGLDFCEAASLKIVEDIFKEELFEL; this comes from the coding sequence ATGAAAAAAAAGATCGCCATTTTAGGAGGTGGTCCCAGCGGACTCTTTCTTTACAAAAGACTTGTCGAATATGGAAGTACGGACCTTGAGGTAACCATTTTTGAAAAAAAGAGTATGCTGGGAGCCGGTATGCCTTACAGCAGTGAAGGCGCGAATGATGAGCATGTAACCAATGTCTCTGACAATGAAATACCCGACATTGTTACTTCTATAGAAGAATGGATAAAAACTGCTCCCAGTGATTTACTTGAAAAATTTGATATCAATTCAGGCCATTTTAATGAATATAAAGTACTGCCGAGAATTTTATTTGGTCATTACCTTTCTTCACAGTTTGAACTTTTACAGCAAATTGCAGCTGTAAAAGGAATTACTACCACTATCCACTACGACACAAATGTTACGGATATTATTTATAAGCAGGAAGACCAAAAAGTATGTGTAGCCACAGCGGCTGGAATGGAAGAATTTGACTATGCCGTAATTTGCACCGGACATAACTGGCCTAAAAAATATGAAGGAAAGGTTAAAGGCTATTTTGACTCTCCTTATCCGCCTTCAAAGCTTACTACAAAATTAAATCATGCTGTGGCTATAAGAGGATCTTCCCTTACTGCCATTGATGCCATACGAACTTTAGCACGCTGCAACGGAAAATTTATAAAGGAAAATGATGGAAAATTACGTTTTGAAAAAGCAGAAGACTGCCCTGATTTTAAAATGGTGATACATTCACGAAGCGGTATGCTTCCGGCCGTTCGGTTCCATTTGGAAGATTCTCATTTATCACACGATTCTTTGCTTACGAGAGAAGAGATCGATGAGCATCGTAAAGGAAACAATGGATTTCTTTCTCTTGATTTTGTGTTTAAAAGAAATTTCACGGAAATTTTCCGCACTAAAGATCCTGATTTTTACAATCGTATCAAAGACCTTTCTATTGAAGAATTTGTGGAAGAAATGATGGAACTTAGAGAGCGTTTGGATCCTTTCCAGCTTTTAAAAGCAGAATACGCACAAGCTGAAAAATCCATAAAAAGACAGGAATCTATTTATTGGAAGGAAATGCTTGCTGTTTTAAGTTTTGCCATGAACCATCCGGCAAAATATCTTTCGGCAGAGGATATGCAGAGATTACAAAAAGTACTTATGCCTCTAATTTCTATAGTGATTGCTTTTGTACCTCAGAAATCGTGCGGTGAACTTCTTGCTTTGCATCACGCTGGCGTTTTGGATATCACAGCGGTAAATCAAGACAGCACTGTAGAACCGCAGCATGGCGGAGGCATACTTTATAAGTATCTGGATGAAAATCAAAATCAAAAAGAAACCTATTACAATACATTTGTAGACTGCATCGGCCAGCCGCATTTATCCTATGAAGATTTTCCTTTTAAAACACTGCTTTTACAAAAAGCTGTAAGTCCAGCCGCATTAAAATTTAAATCAAATGAAGCTGCAGAAACAATTTTAGAAAATGGAAGTACACTGGTTGAAAAAAATGCCGATGGAAGTTACTCTCTTCAGGTTTCTGGAATTGCAATTAACGACAACTTCCAGATCATTGACCAGTATGGGTCTTATAATGAAAATATTTATATTATGGCTGTACCTTATATTGGAGGGTTTAATCCGGATTATTCTGGTTTGGATTTCTGCGAAGCTGCTTCTCTAAAAATTGTTGAGGATATTTTTAAAGAAGAACTTTTTGAATTGTAA
- a CDS encoding DEAD/DEAH box helicase, with amino-acid sequence MKKNIQTDPVLYSYQQRDIDIIFEQMWDASNLKLLYQLPTGAGKTIVFCEIVRRFAAHFGTKALILTHRKELAAQTSSALKKIGVKSCLINSRSSNFKTDYDCYVAMVETLRNRIRSKKVKTAAVGLLIIDEAHHNSFRKLLKNFKNAIVIGVTATPFSSDVSKPMNSFYKSFLAGENISDLIAGGFLAEPRSHIYEVELNSLQRGTHGDYTVRSSNELYSSAAMQDLLLKAYGEHSKGKKTLIFNNGIATSLKVLETFTAAGIPIRHLDNKTDDEERKEILKWFKKTKDAVLTSVSILTTGFDEPTVQHVILNRATTSITLYHQMIGRAARRLPSKKTFSIIDLGNNIQRFGAWEQPVDWKFVFEHPDDFAKQLQYHSASGSSLQSHGFSAALRAQFPNTLEVAFDVEQHYQEALDMDKKPKTVIQDSIRQQAAMCMENAETLSQALALAEALQPEIEWRVKQYVKCLDNASVNYKKWLMEDYLKRLKGLIIKLYPRVKAA; translated from the coding sequence ATGAAAAAAAATATACAGACAGATCCTGTTCTTTATTCTTATCAGCAGAGGGATATTGATATTATCTTTGAGCAGATGTGGGATGCTTCAAACCTGAAACTTTTATACCAGCTTCCAACAGGAGCAGGAAAAACAATAGTATTCTGTGAAATTGTCCGCAGATTTGCTGCACATTTTGGCACTAAGGCTCTTATATTAACCCATCGTAAAGAGTTGGCAGCACAGACTTCATCAGCATTAAAAAAAATAGGTGTAAAATCTTGTTTGATCAACAGCAGAAGCAGCAATTTTAAAACGGATTACGATTGTTATGTGGCAATGGTTGAAACGCTGCGTAACAGAATCCGGTCAAAAAAAGTAAAAACTGCTGCCGTTGGACTGTTAATTATTGATGAAGCGCATCACAATTCGTTTCGAAAATTATTGAAGAATTTTAAGAACGCCATTGTAATAGGTGTAACTGCGACGCCTTTCAGTTCAGATGTTTCCAAACCGATGAACAGCTTCTACAAGTCATTTTTGGCAGGTGAAAACATTTCAGATCTTATTGCTGGAGGTTTTTTAGCAGAGCCTCGATCACATATTTACGAAGTAGAACTTAATTCGCTTCAAAGAGGAACCCATGGCGACTATACAGTGCGATCTTCCAATGAGCTGTATAGTTCTGCGGCGATGCAGGACCTATTACTAAAAGCCTATGGTGAGCATTCAAAAGGTAAAAAAACACTGATTTTTAATAATGGAATCGCCACTTCGCTTAAAGTACTGGAAACTTTTACCGCTGCTGGTATTCCGATCAGACATCTTGATAATAAAACGGATGACGAGGAGCGAAAGGAAATACTCAAGTGGTTTAAGAAAACAAAGGATGCCGTGCTTACCTCAGTATCTATCCTGACTACTGGATTTGATGAACCCACTGTACAACATGTGATTCTTAACCGTGCCACAACCTCTATAACCCTTTATCATCAGATGATTGGGCGGGCAGCCAGAAGACTTCCGTCCAAGAAAACTTTTTCTATAATTGATCTTGGGAATAATATCCAGCGTTTCGGAGCTTGGGAACAACCGGTAGACTGGAAATTCGTTTTTGAACATCCCGATGATTTTGCCAAACAGCTCCAATATCACTCCGCCAGCGGTTCATCGTTACAATCACATGGATTTTCGGCAGCATTAAGGGCACAGTTTCCCAATACCCTTGAAGTAGCTTTTGATGTCGAGCAGCATTATCAAGAAGCTCTTGATATGGATAAAAAGCCAAAAACGGTGATTCAGGATTCTATCCGACAGCAGGCTGCAATGTGTATGGAAAATGCAGAAACCCTTTCTCAGGCACTTGCTTTAGCAGAAGCCCTTCAGCCTGAAATTGAATGGCGTGTGAAACAGTATGTAAAATGTCTGGATAATGCCAGTGTCAATTATAAAAAATGGCTTATGGAAGATTACCTCAAGCGTTTAAAAGGATTAATAATCAAATTATACCCAAGGGTAAAAGCAGCGTAA
- a CDS encoding response regulator: protein MIDDDIDDTLLFLEALKKVNAEAVCRTSMNPSKALEELAGSDDLPDILFLDYNMPAVNGLEFIQRMQQIERLKNIEVIVMSTPPEEVMKPWFARNNTAVKYISKPSSMEELEQFLREQL, encoded by the coding sequence TTGATTGATGATGACATCGACGATACGCTTTTATTTCTTGAAGCCTTAAAGAAAGTAAATGCAGAAGCAGTGTGCCGCACTTCGATGAATCCTTCCAAAGCACTCGAAGAACTGGCTGGGTCAGATGATCTTCCTGATATTCTGTTTTTGGATTATAACATGCCGGCAGTTAACGGACTCGAATTTATACAACGCATGCAGCAGATTGAGCGTTTAAAAAATATTGAGGTGATTGTCATGTCAACTCCTCCCGAAGAAGTAATGAAGCCTTGGTTTGCCAGAAACAACACTGCAGTGAAATATATCTCAAAACCCTCCAGTATGGAAGAGCTTGAGCAGTTTTTAAGGGAACAACTTTAA
- a CDS encoding DUF421 domain-containing protein, whose protein sequence is MNGIFFKDWQSIGHVAITTIAAFIALFLFVRISGKRTLAKLNAFDFVVSIALGSTLSDIMLGTIPFLEGLIVLFLIIFLQYFFALLARTSSRMERIINTVPRPVFADNEFFEKTMAREAITKEEIYAAIRSAGIDQIKDVKAVVMELNGTMSVIKRTQGSGPSSLDDLNIKN, encoded by the coding sequence ATGAACGGAATTTTTTTTAAAGATTGGCAGAGTATTGGACATGTTGCCATTACAACCATTGCCGCTTTTATAGCCCTTTTTCTTTTTGTCCGCATTTCTGGGAAAAGAACTCTGGCAAAACTCAATGCATTTGATTTTGTTGTATCAATAGCACTGGGTTCTACCCTTTCTGATATTATGCTTGGAACTATCCCATTTTTGGAAGGGCTGATTGTCCTTTTTTTAATTATTTTTCTTCAGTATTTTTTCGCTTTGCTGGCACGCACGTCCTCTAGAATGGAACGGATTATCAATACTGTTCCCCGTCCTGTTTTTGCAGACAACGAATTCTTCGAGAAGACAATGGCAAGAGAAGCTATTACCAAAGAAGAAATTTATGCCGCAATTCGTTCTGCCGGCATCGATCAAATTAAAGATGTCAAAGCAGTAGTAATGGAATTGAATGGAACCATGAGCGTCATAAAACGCACACAAGGCAGCGGTCCCAGCTCGCTTGATGATTTAAATATTAAAAACTGA
- a CDS encoding NAD-dependent epimerase/dehydratase family protein, with the protein MQTILGANGQIGEELARELKRNFTSQIRIVSRNAKKVNDTDEVFSADLSIREKAIEAVKGSEIAYFTLGLPISTELWEKQFPVILKNVIEACKINKTKLVFFDNTYMYPQDGRVLTEDTIFNPVGRKGKVRREMAEMVLKEISSGELEAVICRAPEFYGPGKTQSITNTLIFNNLKQHKKLKVPLSSRKKRSLIWTPDASHAAALIGNTPDAFGQTWHLPVDKSHPTYQEFIALTSDIYGKELKYFVVPKIFFTLGAVFNKPVKELLELLPRYEHDNIFDDTKFRKRFPDFKVTDYKYGIEQIKKEQSGSTTINH; encoded by the coding sequence ATGCAGACGATATTAGGCGCTAATGGGCAGATAGGTGAAGAACTGGCAAGAGAACTGAAAAGAAATTTTACTTCCCAGATCAGGATTGTAAGCCGTAATGCGAAAAAGGTTAATGATACCGATGAAGTTTTTTCTGCAGATTTATCCATCCGCGAAAAAGCCATTGAAGCAGTGAAAGGAAGTGAAATAGCTTATTTTACTTTGGGTTTGCCAATCAGTACAGAATTATGGGAAAAGCAGTTTCCAGTTATTTTAAAAAATGTGATTGAAGCCTGCAAAATAAACAAAACCAAATTGGTTTTCTTTGACAATACGTATATGTATCCTCAGGACGGAAGGGTTCTAACAGAAGATACTATTTTTAATCCAGTAGGCAGAAAAGGAAAAGTACGCCGCGAAATGGCTGAAATGGTATTGAAAGAAATAAGTTCAGGAGAACTGGAAGCAGTGATCTGCCGTGCGCCTGAATTTTACGGTCCCGGTAAAACACAAAGTATTACCAATACCTTAATCTTCAACAATCTTAAACAGCATAAAAAACTGAAAGTGCCGTTAAGCAGTCGCAAAAAGCGCAGTCTGATATGGACACCTGATGCAAGTCATGCTGCGGCTTTAATTGGTAACACACCTGATGCTTTTGGACAGACTTGGCATTTGCCTGTTGATAAAAGCCACCCAACGTATCAGGAGTTTATTGCATTAACTTCGGATATTTATGGTAAGGAACTGAAATATTTCGTTGTTCCAAAAATCTTTTTTACGCTAGGCGCAGTATTTAACAAACCAGTAAAAGAACTGCTGGAATTGCTGCCAAGATATGAGCACGATAATATTTTTGACGATACCAAATTCAGAAAAAGATTCCCTGACTTTAAGGTAACAGATTATAAATATGGAATTGAACAGATTAAGAAAGAACAATCTGGAAGTACTACAATAAATCATTAA